A genomic stretch from Anaerolinea thermophila UNI-1 includes:
- the mutL gene encoding DNA mismatch repair endonuclease MutL translates to MPIHLLPEEVASQIAAGEVVERPASVVKELIENALDAHARQIVVRVENAGRRAIEVADDGDGIPQSELALAVMRHATSKLQTAEDLFRIATLGFRGEALASIASVSHFSLVSRPAHQSVAARIRVDGGKIGTVEVVGAPVGTLVRVEDLFFNVPARLKFLKRDQTERQQIDALVTRYALAYPQVRFQLFHDGTPIFQTTGNGNRREVLAQLYDVEISRQMLEVEYEDEMVSVSGFTSPVGLTRSNRKEITFFVNGRWVQDTALSTALLQAYHTLLMVGRYPMAILFINLHPEEVDVNVHPTKAEVRFRNPDRVFSAVSRAVRRSLMISNPVPSVVPPSVWQRPLSTPQIDPAWEMSRQAQNLWTTSEQTGETTVSPTPENLPQATQSPLPSGVLPLLRLVGQVAMAYLVAEGPDGLYLIDQHAAHERVLFERFIQKKGEGIPAQALLEPALVHLSPSQARLLEDEVDTLNRLGFHIEPFGPSTFRVSAIPALLSGADPVQAVRAVVEDFEEDETPLQSEVEARLIARICKRTAVKAGQVLSPEEQRALLRDLEACQSPRTCPHGRPTMIHLSADLLERQFGRKGAR, encoded by the coding sequence ATGCCAATTCATCTCTTACCGGAAGAGGTTGCTTCTCAAATCGCTGCCGGCGAAGTGGTCGAGCGTCCGGCATCGGTGGTCAAGGAATTGATTGAAAATGCTCTGGATGCTCATGCCCGACAGATTGTCGTGCGTGTTGAGAATGCCGGACGTCGAGCAATTGAAGTTGCCGATGATGGGGATGGTATTCCTCAAAGTGAGCTGGCGCTGGCAGTAATGCGCCATGCTACCAGCAAACTTCAAACAGCGGAAGATTTGTTCCGCATTGCTACGTTGGGCTTTCGTGGGGAAGCCCTGGCATCTATTGCTTCTGTTTCTCATTTTTCGCTGGTTTCGCGTCCGGCTCATCAATCTGTAGCAGCACGCATCCGGGTAGATGGGGGAAAAATAGGTACAGTGGAGGTAGTGGGTGCGCCTGTGGGTACGCTGGTGCGTGTAGAAGACCTGTTTTTCAATGTGCCTGCTCGTTTGAAGTTTCTCAAACGTGATCAAACAGAACGCCAGCAGATTGATGCCCTGGTTACCCGCTATGCTCTGGCATATCCTCAGGTACGCTTTCAACTCTTTCATGATGGAACACCCATTTTCCAAACCACTGGAAATGGAAACCGACGGGAAGTATTGGCACAACTGTATGATGTGGAGATTTCCCGACAAATGCTGGAAGTGGAATACGAAGACGAGATGGTCTCGGTTTCTGGTTTTACCAGCCCGGTGGGATTGACGCGTTCAAACCGAAAAGAAATAACGTTCTTTGTCAATGGACGTTGGGTGCAGGATACGGCTTTAAGCACCGCTTTGCTCCAAGCCTACCATACCCTGCTTATGGTCGGGCGTTACCCGATGGCGATTCTCTTTATCAACCTGCATCCCGAAGAAGTGGATGTCAATGTGCACCCCACAAAAGCCGAGGTGCGCTTCCGCAACCCCGATCGTGTCTTCAGCGCTGTTTCCAGAGCGGTGCGCCGGTCTTTGATGATTTCCAATCCTGTACCTTCGGTAGTTCCCCCTTCGGTATGGCAACGTCCCTTATCGACTCCACAGATTGACCCGGCTTGGGAAATGTCCCGTCAGGCTCAAAACCTATGGACGACTTCTGAGCAAACCGGAGAAACGACGGTTTCTCCAACTCCGGAGAATCTTCCTCAGGCAACTCAATCTCCGCTTCCTTCCGGCGTGTTGCCCTTGTTGCGTCTGGTAGGGCAGGTTGCCATGGCTTACCTTGTAGCAGAAGGTCCTGATGGCTTGTACCTCATTGATCAACACGCTGCCCATGAGCGTGTGTTATTTGAGCGTTTTATTCAGAAGAAGGGCGAAGGTATTCCGGCGCAAGCCTTACTGGAGCCAGCACTGGTTCATCTTTCTCCCTCTCAGGCAAGGTTGCTGGAAGATGAGGTGGATACGCTGAATCGGCTGGGGTTTCACATTGAGCCTTTTGGTCCTTCCACGTTTCGGGTGAGCGCTATTCCTGCGCTACTGTCGGGGGCAGATCCTGTCCAGGCCGTTCGTGCTGTAGTGGAAGATTTTGAAGAGGACGAAACGCCGCTTCAATCGGAGGTGGAGGCACGTCTGATTGCCCGTATTTGCAAGCGTACAGCCGTCAAAGCCGGGCAGGTTCTTTCGCCTGAAGAACAACGAGCCTTGTTGCGCGATTTAGAAGCCTGTCAATCCCCGCGCACCTGCCCTCATGGGCGTCCGACCATGATTCATCTTTCAGCAGACTTGCTGGAACGCCAATTTGGGCGCAAGGGAGCACGATAA
- a CDS encoding SMP-30/gluconolactonase/LRE family protein produces the protein MNQTNSSQHWLDRPIFSPTTPIRVETILVTLILILTILSRFVMLGERVMSHDEVNHVWPSHDLFMGRGYAHNPVTHGPFQFHIVALTYFLFGDNDFTSRVPAALFSTAAVAFVLFGYRRYLGRTGALIAGLLFLISPYMMFYGRYTRNEGFIELYGVVMLFAVLRHMEKGDKLSLYLLTASIVMHFITKETAYIYLAQLLVFLLLLFLAEIFRAEGEHLRRSTTILALFGLALLLIFLAIGYGVATAKPASASAPGPAPASARVAIELGLVLGALLSGGAGFVLLIRDLGWEQLKQLRSFNLLLLTGTLVLPQLTAFPVKMLGGDPLDYTSASGRLMTGGFLIFLFLLSAGIGILWNWKLWLKNAFLFYTVYAFFYTTMFTYTNGFFSGIVGSLGYWLSQQGEYRGTQPIYYFALVQLPIYEYLGVLGTLLAVYFGAKYRKFAHKPGISPALDEDSGTQQETETALGENQDTGIPQDTNDLASGPSEPFSLKVFYARTQPLPVLLFLVYWGITSLIAFSIAGEKMPWLTVHITMGFLLAGGWGIGYLIDTTDWKSVLRPEGWIGLALLPVFLTSTSMALGSVLGTNPPFAGNSLTQLQATGQFLLSTLTALATLAGLFYTFRQWETRQVLRLGTLTFFAILTILTARAAYRASFINYDYPTEYLVYAHAAPGPKQVFKQIEEISQRLTRGRDLVVAYSGDANYPFIWYLRYYPNARAFGSQPTRDLREASVIIAGEDVFNKIDPVVGDNYIQFEYMRLWWPMEDYKNLTWERIRNAITSPEYRAALWDIWLNRDYQKYARLTNRTDLTLENWSPAARMRVYIRKDVIGKMWEFGVQPETVEETSPQDPYEAGMISLTPDRVIGTSGINPGELQAPRGMAIAPDGTLYVADSRNHRIQHFAADGTLLHQWGTFADLVQGDAPGGTFNEPWDVAVGLDGTVFVTDTWNHRVQAFTPDGTFLRMWGYFGQAETPDAFWGPRGLAIDQRGRVYVTDTGNKRVAIFEPNGTFVAQFGTAGLDVGQFDEPVGIAIDQDGLVYIADTWNQRVQVFVPDTSGTVFTPIRQWEIAGWYGQSLENKPFLKISPVNGHVFVTDPEGYRVLEFNADGTFVRGWGYYSTNYDGFGLASGLAIDTDGKVWVSDGANNRLLRFTLP, from the coding sequence GACGTACTTCCTGTTTGGCGATAACGACTTCACCTCTCGCGTGCCGGCTGCCCTGTTCAGCACCGCCGCAGTAGCATTCGTGCTGTTCGGATATCGTCGTTACCTGGGCAGGACAGGGGCGCTTATCGCTGGACTTCTTTTCCTGATCTCTCCGTACATGATGTTCTACGGACGCTACACCCGGAACGAGGGGTTTATCGAATTGTACGGGGTAGTCATGCTCTTCGCTGTACTCCGGCATATGGAAAAAGGAGATAAACTTTCCCTTTACCTGTTAACCGCCAGCATTGTAATGCACTTCATCACCAAAGAAACGGCTTATATTTACCTTGCCCAATTGCTGGTGTTTCTGCTCCTCCTTTTCCTGGCTGAAATTTTCCGCGCCGAAGGGGAGCACTTGCGTCGTTCGACAACCATTCTTGCTTTGTTTGGGCTGGCTCTACTCCTGATTTTCCTTGCCATTGGTTATGGCGTAGCCACTGCGAAACCCGCATCGGCAAGTGCCCCGGGACCTGCACCAGCCAGCGCCCGAGTTGCCATTGAACTGGGGCTGGTGCTCGGCGCGTTGCTCAGCGGAGGAGCAGGTTTTGTTCTTCTTATTCGGGATCTCGGTTGGGAGCAGTTAAAACAACTGCGCTCTTTCAACTTGCTTCTGCTCACCGGTACGCTCGTCCTCCCTCAACTAACGGCTTTTCCGGTGAAAATGCTTGGAGGGGATCCTCTTGACTATACCTCTGCGAGCGGTAGATTGATGACCGGTGGCTTTCTCATCTTTCTATTTCTCCTCTCCGCTGGCATTGGGATCTTATGGAACTGGAAACTCTGGCTGAAGAATGCCTTTTTGTTTTACACCGTTTATGCGTTCTTCTACACCACCATGTTCACTTACACAAACGGATTCTTCAGCGGAATCGTAGGCAGTTTGGGGTACTGGTTAAGCCAGCAGGGAGAATATCGAGGCACCCAACCCATTTACTATTTTGCGCTGGTACAGTTACCTATTTACGAGTATCTTGGGGTGCTGGGTACGCTCCTGGCAGTGTATTTTGGCGCAAAATACAGAAAATTTGCCCATAAGCCGGGCATCAGTCCAGCATTGGATGAAGACTCTGGAACACAACAGGAAACCGAAACCGCTCTTGGAGAAAACCAGGATACAGGAATCCCTCAGGATACCAACGACCTTGCCTCAGGGCCTTCCGAACCGTTCAGTTTAAAGGTTTTTTATGCCAGGACTCAGCCGTTGCCCGTATTGTTGTTCCTGGTTTACTGGGGCATCACCAGCCTGATTGCCTTCAGCATTGCGGGAGAAAAAATGCCCTGGCTTACCGTGCATATCACCATGGGATTTTTACTGGCGGGTGGATGGGGCATCGGCTACCTGATTGATACCACCGATTGGAAATCTGTGCTGCGCCCGGAAGGATGGATTGGGCTGGCACTGCTTCCCGTTTTCCTCACCAGCACCTCGATGGCTTTGGGAAGTGTGTTGGGAACCAACCCGCCCTTTGCCGGAAACTCTTTAACCCAACTTCAAGCCACCGGGCAATTTTTATTGTCCACCCTCACTGCGCTGGCAACATTAGCCGGACTTTTCTACACATTCCGCCAGTGGGAAACCCGTCAGGTTTTGCGATTGGGTACCCTGACCTTTTTTGCCATCCTTACCATCCTTACCGCTCGCGCAGCCTATCGGGCATCTTTCATCAACTATGATTACCCCACAGAATATCTGGTTTATGCTCACGCCGCACCGGGTCCCAAGCAGGTCTTCAAACAGATTGAGGAAATTTCGCAACGCCTGACCCGGGGACGAGACTTGGTCGTAGCCTATTCCGGAGATGCCAATTATCCGTTCATCTGGTATTTGCGGTATTACCCGAACGCCCGGGCTTTTGGTTCGCAGCCAACCCGCGACCTGAGAGAAGCATCCGTCATTATCGCCGGAGAAGATGTGTTCAATAAGATTGACCCCGTGGTTGGCGATAATTACATCCAATTTGAATACATGCGCCTGTGGTGGCCCATGGAAGATTATAAGAATCTGACCTGGGAGAGAATCCGAAATGCCATTACCTCTCCAGAATACCGGGCGGCTTTGTGGGATATCTGGCTGAACCGCGATTACCAGAAATACGCCCGATTGACCAATCGCACCGACCTGACTCTTGAAAACTGGTCACCCGCTGCCCGAATGCGGGTGTACATCCGCAAGGACGTGATTGGTAAGATGTGGGAATTCGGAGTACAACCTGAGACGGTTGAAGAAACTTCTCCGCAGGATCCTTACGAAGCAGGGATGATCTCTCTGACCCCTGATCGCGTAATCGGCACCAGCGGAATCAATCCGGGAGAATTGCAGGCACCTCGCGGTATGGCAATTGCGCCTGACGGCACTCTGTATGTTGCCGACTCCCGCAACCACCGCATTCAGCACTTCGCCGCCGATGGCACACTGTTGCATCAATGGGGTACGTTTGCCGACCTGGTCCAGGGTGATGCCCCCGGCGGCACTTTCAATGAACCATGGGACGTTGCCGTAGGATTGGATGGAACGGTATTTGTCACCGACACCTGGAATCACCGTGTGCAAGCCTTCACCCCAGACGGCACCTTCCTGCGTATGTGGGGATACTTCGGACAGGCAGAAACCCCCGATGCTTTCTGGGGACCGCGTGGCTTGGCAATTGATCAGCGAGGGCGAGTTTACGTCACCGATACCGGCAACAAGCGCGTGGCAATCTTTGAGCCCAATGGAACATTCGTGGCTCAATTTGGCACAGCGGGGCTGGATGTGGGACAATTTGATGAGCCAGTAGGAATCGCCATTGACCAGGATGGGCTGGTATACATTGCCGATACCTGGAATCAACGTGTGCAGGTTTTCGTACCCGACACTTCCGGTACCGTATTCACCCCCATTCGACAATGGGAAATTGCTGGGTGGTACGGGCAATCTCTGGAGAACAAGCCCTTCCTGAAAATTTCACCGGTCAACGGGCATGTCTTTGTCACCGACCCGGAAGGATACCGGGTGCTGGAATTCAACGCCGACGGTACATTCGTGCGCGGCTGGGGATATTACAGCACAAATTACGATGGATTTGGGTTGGCTTCAGGGCTTGCTATCGACACCGATGGCAAAGTCTGGGTGAGCGATGGGGCGAACAATCGCTTATTACGTTTTACCCTGCCATAA